One window of Chloroflexus aggregans DSM 9485 genomic DNA carries:
- a CDS encoding branched-chain amino acid ABC transporter permease has protein sequence MAVDATVSPTTARRSLGEVLGVVLGPVGQLLAFIVGSAASLALLVIVFALILSPSQPDIMQRVTIILPQVIIDGLVRGFLFATIALGYTMVYGVLEFINFAHGEIFMIGGVVGATVSFILVSSGTLNSIPPLVFVLLVVLVAMAFCGTLAVTVERIAYRPLRNAPRLVPLISAIGMSLILQDLARLVMTNTPLGFNARYQTPDFGPPIQLFTMQVGERSVPVILSPRDLIFIVTATLMLIVLNYVVNVTKLGKAIRATAQDMPTASLMGIDVNRIIALTFLIGGALGGAAGALFGLRIGTVNPYMGLIPGLKAFTAAVLGGIGNITGAMVGGIVLGFLEAFVAAYLSIFTAGNFSGAAYADIAAFSILILLLIFRPSGLLGEATTQKV, from the coding sequence ATGGCTGTCGATGCAACGGTTTCCCCCACCACTGCTCGCCGGTCTCTCGGTGAAGTTCTTGGGGTTGTTTTAGGTCCGGTTGGTCAATTATTGGCCTTCATCGTTGGAAGTGCTGCTAGCTTGGCACTGCTCGTTATTGTCTTTGCCCTCATCCTCTCGCCAAGCCAGCCCGATATTATGCAGCGGGTAACCATTATTCTCCCGCAAGTGATCATTGACGGCCTTGTGCGTGGCTTTCTCTTCGCCACTATCGCCCTTGGCTATACGATGGTTTATGGCGTCCTTGAGTTTATTAATTTTGCTCACGGTGAAATCTTCATGATCGGCGGCGTGGTTGGAGCTACGGTCAGTTTTATCTTGGTAAGCTCCGGCACTTTGAATAGTATACCGCCATTAGTATTTGTCCTGCTTGTCGTGCTTGTGGCTATGGCATTCTGTGGCACATTAGCGGTTACCGTCGAACGGATAGCCTACCGGCCATTGCGTAATGCCCCACGACTGGTACCGTTGATTTCGGCCATCGGAATGTCTCTGATTTTGCAAGACCTCGCCCGTTTGGTAATGACCAACACGCCCCTTGGTTTTAATGCCCGTTATCAAACCCCTGATTTCGGTCCGCCGATCCAACTGTTCACCATGCAAGTCGGCGAGCGAAGCGTTCCGGTCATTTTAAGCCCACGTGATTTGATCTTTATTGTCACTGCAACATTGATGTTGATAGTGCTAAACTATGTGGTTAACGTCACCAAATTGGGCAAAGCGATTCGGGCTACCGCGCAAGATATGCCAACGGCGAGTCTGATGGGAATTGATGTCAACCGGATCATTGCGCTCACCTTCCTCATCGGTGGAGCACTAGGCGGAGCTGCCGGTGCTCTGTTTGGGCTGCGCATTGGTACCGTTAACCCATATATGGGCTTGATCCCCGGCCTCAAAGCGTTTACTGCTGCAGTTCTCGGTGGGATCGGTAATATTACCGGTGCGATGGTCGGTGGGATTGTGCTTGGCTTCCTCGAAGCGTTTGTGGCAGCGTATCTGTCCATCTTCACCGCCGGTAACTTCTCAGGAGCAGCCTACGCCGATATTGCTGCCTTTAGTATCTTGATCCTCCTCCTTATTTTCCGGCCCTCTGGTTTGCTCGGTGAGGCAACAACGCAGAAGGTGTAG
- a CDS encoding branched-chain amino acid ABC transporter substrate-binding protein: protein MKRAISLFLLVGMLASMLAACGGGGQAQPTATPQPATQATTAPAPTAAPQPTTAAPAQVIKIATQGPLSGGQAALGTGMKNAAELAVKQLSGPLAELGFRVELAPFDDQAKPEVGSANAKNIVSDADILCVVGHLNSGVALAALPDYKNARLAMVSPANTNPNITEGGYEVAFRVVGRDDVQGSVAEKFAREELKIKSVYIIHDTTAYGQGVAEFFRKAAEANGIQVLGFEGTEEKSDFSAILTPILAANPDLIFFGGIYDQAGPFFRQARDRGITAQFMGPDGLDSEELAKLAGDAVDKMYYTSVAAPVSQFPDAAKYAADYKAAYGEDAPPFSAQAYDATGICLTAIANAAKAAGGKPTREQVLNEIKKLSAYKGITGTYTFNEKGDPTVATYFVLQVNAADWNSNRLVSRLEIAPPGAETAGGTTGGGTTEFDLAALAAQLSAVAGKLGTIKIATQGPLSGGQAALGTGMKNAVELAIEEINSQLSALGVKFEVVPFDDQAKPEVGSANAKNIVSDADILCVVGHLNSGVALAALPDYKNARLAMVSPANTNPNITEGGYEVAFRVVGRDDVQGSVAEKFAREELKIKSVYIIHDTTAYGQGVAEFFRKAAEANGIQVLGFEGTEEKSDFSAILTPILAANPDLIFFGGIYDQAGPFFRQARDRGITAQFMGPDGLDSEELAKLAGDAVDKMYYTSVAAPVSQFPKAAKYAADYQAAYGEGAPPFSAQAYDAANICAAGILSAAITAGGKPTRAQVLEAIRNLPPFPGITGTFKFNAKGDPTVATYFVLQVNAADWNQNKLISRLEIAPPQ, encoded by the coding sequence ATGAAGCGTGCGATCAGTCTGTTCCTGCTGGTCGGTATGCTGGCCTCCATGCTTGCCGCCTGTGGCGGTGGTGGTCAGGCACAGCCGACAGCAACCCCTCAGCCGGCTACACAGGCTACCACGGCCCCGGCACCAACCGCTGCGCCACAACCAACCACGGCAGCACCGGCACAAGTTATTAAGATTGCTACGCAAGGCCCGCTGTCCGGTGGGCAGGCTGCGCTCGGTACCGGTATGAAGAATGCCGCCGAGCTGGCAGTCAAGCAACTGTCTGGCCCACTTGCTGAACTCGGCTTCCGGGTTGAGCTGGCACCGTTCGACGATCAGGCGAAGCCGGAGGTTGGGTCGGCGAACGCGAAGAATATCGTGTCGGACGCGGATATCCTCTGCGTCGTTGGGCACCTGAACTCCGGTGTGGCGCTGGCAGCCCTGCCGGACTACAAGAATGCCCGGCTGGCAATGGTCTCGCCTGCCAATACCAACCCCAACATCACCGAGGGTGGGTATGAGGTTGCCTTCCGCGTCGTCGGTCGCGACGATGTGCAAGGCTCGGTGGCCGAGAAGTTCGCCCGCGAAGAGCTGAAGATTAAGTCGGTGTACATCATCCACGACACCACCGCCTACGGGCAGGGTGTTGCCGAGTTCTTCCGCAAAGCGGCAGAGGCGAACGGTATCCAGGTGCTCGGCTTCGAGGGTACCGAAGAGAAGAGTGACTTTTCGGCAATCCTCACGCCGATTTTGGCCGCCAATCCTGACCTGATTTTCTTCGGTGGGATTTACGACCAGGCCGGTCCGTTCTTCCGCCAAGCCCGTGACCGCGGCATCACCGCTCAGTTCATGGGTCCCGACGGTCTCGACTCCGAAGAGTTGGCGAAGCTGGCCGGCGATGCCGTCGACAAGATGTACTACACCTCGGTCGCTGCGCCGGTGAGCCAGTTCCCTGATGCAGCAAAGTATGCCGCCGATTACAAGGCGGCTTACGGTGAAGACGCACCACCCTTCTCGGCCCAAGCTTACGATGCGACCGGTATCTGCCTTACTGCGATTGCGAATGCGGCGAAGGCAGCCGGTGGAAAGCCGACTCGTGAGCAGGTTCTCAATGAGATCAAGAAGCTGTCTGCCTACAAGGGCATTACCGGCACGTACACTTTTAATGAGAAGGGAGACCCGACGGTCGCTACCTACTTCGTGTTGCAGGTCAACGCGGCTGATTGGAACAGCAACCGGCTGGTGAGCCGACTTGAAATTGCACCGCCCGGTGCAGAGACTGCTGGCGGCACGACCGGTGGTGGTACAACCGAGTTTGATCTGGCAGCCCTGGCTGCACAATTGAGCGCGGTAGCCGGTAAGCTCGGCACGATCAAGATTGCTACGCAAGGCCCGCTGTCCGGTGGGCAGGCTGCGCTCGGTACCGGTATGAAGAATGCGGTTGAGCTGGCAATCGAAGAGATTAACAGCCAACTGAGCGCCTTGGGAGTCAAGTTTGAGGTCGTGCCGTTCGACGATCAGGCGAAGCCGGAGGTTGGGTCGGCGAACGCGAAGAATATCGTGTCGGACGCGGATATCCTCTGCGTCGTTGGGCACCTGAACTCCGGTGTGGCGCTGGCAGCCCTGCCGGACTACAAGAATGCCCGGCTGGCAATGGTCTCGCCTGCCAATACCAACCCCAACATCACCGAGGGTGGGTATGAGGTTGCCTTCCGCGTCGTCGGTCGCGACGATGTGCAAGGCTCGGTGGCCGAGAAGTTCGCCCGCGAAGAGCTGAAGATTAAGTCGGTGTACATCATCCACGACACCACCGCCTACGGGCAGGGTGTTGCCGAGTTCTTCCGCAAAGCGGCAGAGGCGAACGGTATCCAGGTGCTCGGCTTCGAGGGTACCGAAGAGAAGAGTGACTTTTCGGCAATCCTCACGCCGATTTTGGCCGCCAATCCTGACCTGATTTTCTTCGGTGGGATTTACGACCAGGCCGGTCCGTTCTTCCGCCAAGCCCGTGACCGCGGCATCACCGCTCAGTTCATGGGTCCCGACGGTCTCGACTCCGAAGAGTTGGCGAAGCTGGCCGGCGATGCCGTCGACAAGATGTACTACACCTCGGTCGCTGCGCCGGTGAGCCAGTTCCCCAAGGCTGCGAAGTATGCTGCCGACTACCAGGCTGCCTACGGTGAAGGTGCTCCACCCTTCTCGGCCCAAGCCTACGACGCAGCCAACATTTGCGCTGCCGGTATCTTGTCGGCTGCGATCACTGCCGGTGGAAAGCCAACTCGCGCCCAAGTCCTGGAGGCGATCCGTAATTTGCCGCCCTTCCCCGGCATTACCGGTACGTTCAAGTTTAACGCGAAGGGCGACCCGACGGTTGCTACCTACTTCGTGTTGCAAGTTAATGCGGCTGATTGGAATCAGAACAAACTGATTAGCCGCCTCGAGATTGCACCGCCGCAATAA
- a CDS encoding YggS family pyridoxal phosphate-dependent enzyme: MIETLSRRLAAVREQIAVAAAAAGRQVDEIQLIAVSKTHPPEVVAAAVAAGVTDLGENRVQEAQQKIAALHHLQPRPRWHLIGHLQRNKAKLAVSLFDLIHSVDSLRLAEALDRHARELDRRMPILLQVNVSGEASKEGFWLPGGITNDAAYRELLPAIEAILALPALEVCGLMTIAPIVDHPDAARPYFAALRALRDDLARRYPQASWRELSMGMSDDLSAAIAEGATMVRIGRAIFGERH; encoded by the coding sequence ATGATTGAAACGCTGAGTCGGCGGCTAGCTGCCGTTCGTGAACAGATTGCTGTCGCTGCTGCTGCTGCCGGTCGTCAGGTTGATGAGATTCAGTTGATCGCGGTCAGTAAGACCCATCCACCTGAGGTTGTGGCAGCCGCAGTGGCAGCCGGTGTGACCGATCTCGGTGAGAATCGAGTGCAAGAGGCGCAACAAAAGATCGCGGCGTTGCACCATCTCCAACCACGCCCTCGCTGGCACCTGATCGGTCATTTACAGCGCAATAAGGCAAAGCTCGCCGTCAGTTTGTTCGATCTGATTCATTCGGTCGATAGTCTACGGTTGGCCGAGGCACTCGACCGGCATGCCCGTGAGCTTGATCGACGGATGCCGATACTGCTTCAGGTTAACGTCAGTGGTGAAGCGAGCAAAGAAGGTTTTTGGTTGCCCGGCGGAATCACCAACGATGCCGCTTACCGTGAACTATTGCCCGCTATCGAGGCCATTCTCGCATTACCGGCACTTGAAGTGTGCGGTCTGATGACCATCGCACCGATTGTCGATCACCCGGATGCGGCTCGACCTTACTTCGCCGCCTTGCGTGCGTTGCGCGACGATCTGGCCCGTCGTTACCCACAGGCAAGTTGGCGGGAGTTGTCGATGGGTATGAGTGATGATTTGAGTGCTGCGATTGCCGAGGGAGCGACGATGGTGCGGATCGGGCGGGCGATTTTCGGCGAGCGCCATTAG
- the tsaD gene encoding tRNA (adenosine(37)-N6)-threonylcarbamoyltransferase complex transferase subunit TsaD has product MKRLPDDFTILALETSCDETAAAVVRGGRTVISNIVASQMATHERYGGVVPEIASRQHILSLAPVVRAALAALPNGWNDVHAVAATHGPGLSGALLTGLNAAKAMAWQRGLPFVAVNHLEAHLYAGWLGSEPLPPFPLVALLVSGGHTLLALIHDHGQYELLGQTRDDAAGEAFDKVARILGLGYPGGPAIQAAAAQATPGGVLPRAWLRDSYDFSFSGLKTAVLHRVQDRLAQAARLSGRKGSNETPQLDAPFVAQMAYAFQESVVDVLVTKTVDAARRYKAQAILLAGGVAANRRLREELKRRAGVPVHLPALDLCTDNAAMVAAAAFYRFHAGVQHGWDVDVTANLPLGAS; this is encoded by the coding sequence ATGAAACGGCTTCCTGATGATTTTACAATCCTGGCGCTTGAAACGTCGTGTGATGAGACGGCAGCCGCGGTCGTGCGTGGTGGGCGCACCGTGATCAGTAATATCGTCGCTTCACAAATGGCGACACATGAGCGGTATGGGGGTGTAGTTCCCGAAATTGCCTCTCGCCAACATATTCTTAGTCTGGCGCCGGTAGTACGGGCAGCGTTGGCCGCGCTTCCTAACGGCTGGAATGATGTCCACGCCGTGGCGGCTACTCACGGTCCCGGTCTGAGCGGTGCGTTGTTGACCGGTCTCAATGCGGCCAAAGCTATGGCGTGGCAGCGTGGCTTGCCGTTTGTCGCGGTGAACCATCTAGAGGCCCATCTGTACGCCGGTTGGTTAGGCAGTGAGCCGCTGCCGCCATTCCCGCTCGTTGCTTTGTTGGTCAGTGGTGGGCATACCTTACTGGCCTTGATCCACGATCATGGTCAATACGAATTGCTCGGTCAAACTCGTGATGATGCAGCCGGTGAAGCGTTCGATAAGGTAGCGCGAATTCTAGGCTTGGGATATCCGGGCGGGCCGGCGATCCAGGCTGCCGCGGCGCAGGCAACCCCAGGCGGGGTCTTGCCACGGGCATGGCTCCGCGATAGCTACGATTTCTCATTCAGTGGACTCAAAACTGCCGTCCTGCATCGCGTCCAGGATCGGTTGGCGCAGGCAGCCCGTCTCAGTGGACGAAAGGGTTCAAACGAAACACCGCAACTCGATGCGCCATTTGTTGCGCAGATGGCGTATGCGTTTCAAGAGTCGGTTGTTGATGTGTTGGTAACGAAGACGGTTGATGCAGCACGTCGCTATAAGGCGCAGGCGATCCTATTGGCCGGCGGCGTGGCGGCGAACCGACGGTTGCGTGAAGAATTGAAGCGGCGCGCCGGCGTACCGGTACATCTACCGGCACTTGACCTCTGCACCGATAATGCAGCGATGGTGGCAGCGGCTGCATTCTACCGCTTCCACGCCGGAGTACAACACGGTTGGGATGTGGATGTAACGGCGAATTTGCCGTTAGGGGCGTCGTAG
- a CDS encoding glucosaminidase domain-containing protein encodes MMYTADSPILGPQTAAMDQMSRYILSRPHGEYTEKDVADVIIPAYVRICLTVGVDPLIAVAQMIHETGNLTSFWSQRPQRNPAGIGVTGQSQQQQPVNLRGWAYNPQRQRWEAGVSFATWADDAVPAHVGRLLAYALAEGSETPPQRELIAKALSYRPFPSTFRGSAQTIKQLGRAHNPLGARGAGWASPGHNYGEAIARIANQILAVPLS; translated from the coding sequence ATGATGTACACTGCCGACAGTCCTATCCTTGGCCCGCAAACGGCTGCTATGGATCAGATGAGCCGCTATATCCTTAGTCGACCGCACGGCGAGTATACCGAGAAAGATGTCGCCGATGTTATTATCCCGGCATATGTACGCATTTGTCTCACGGTCGGCGTTGATCCCCTCATTGCGGTGGCACAAATGATTCATGAGACGGGGAATCTGACCAGCTTCTGGAGTCAACGCCCGCAACGTAACCCCGCCGGTATCGGGGTAACCGGGCAATCACAACAGCAGCAGCCCGTCAATCTGCGTGGGTGGGCCTACAACCCCCAACGTCAGCGGTGGGAAGCGGGCGTCAGTTTTGCAACATGGGCCGATGACGCTGTTCCGGCCCATGTTGGCCGCTTACTCGCTTACGCACTTGCTGAAGGTAGTGAAACCCCTCCGCAACGCGAATTGATCGCCAAGGCCCTTAGCTACCGACCCTTCCCGAGCACGTTTCGCGGCAGTGCGCAGACGATCAAGCAACTTGGTCGCGCCCATAATCCACTTGGTGCGCGTGGTGCAGGATGGGCTAGCCCGGGTCATAACTACGGCGAAGCGATTGCGCGGATTGCGAATCAAATCTTGGCGGTGCCGTTGTCGTAG
- a CDS encoding HD family phosphohydrolase encodes MKALSRYRPFRRLIHPPRLTLSRVQVRLSLAVLFLWAGIWAVSTFRLPGASGLQVGQPSPMSIVAPNEAIYTSEVLTAERRKQAENNPDNLVYFNDPQIPIDQRRNLFALLDMIGRIRNDPTLNEATRLRALQDLPSADVTLTTEHARLLLSLDDEEWSLLRTTILNLYDRAIERYDYAVDERALNQLRERWLGFWLATTNLDPVQRELAQTITAAFLRVNRTLDIAATEERRVNAAAQVAPVEVKVLAGEMIIRAGEIVTPAHIEKLQATGAMPRPLGWSELLGYGLLATFLSAGLFGYLGVFQPSLLVQTRSLLTLIGIVVGTLLLARLTFLIYDARPVFFPLATLAVVTTVVFSGQLGFAVSLLAAIVIGVLEGNDLTLVVTLFAGCTSAILLVRTADRLRSFLIAGLGITATIVGLETTFWLSQQAIFSLSGFSGWMLTTSMSALTNGGLTTILSFGLFNVIARLAGQVTALQLMELAHPSRPLLRKLIREATGTYYHSVAVGNLAEAAAEAIGADALLLRVAAYYHDIGKTIRPAFFTDNQMGRENVHDELDPYISAQIIIDHVREGIKMARAAGLPEQIIDFIATHHGTGLVRHFYQQALQRYDNVDERDFRYPGPRPQTREQAILMLADSVEATVRSKAQHGKLIATRNSEVGERSANGAVTLDELVQSIIDARVREGELNDAPLTMRELRQIKTVFVNNLQSIYHPRVDYAPQLIRT; translated from the coding sequence ATGAAAGCCCTTTCGCGCTACCGCCCGTTCCGTAGGTTGATCCACCCACCACGCTTGACTCTCTCACGAGTGCAAGTACGGTTGTCGTTGGCGGTGCTCTTCCTCTGGGCCGGAATCTGGGCAGTGTCTACGTTCCGTCTCCCCGGCGCGAGCGGGTTACAGGTGGGTCAACCTAGTCCTATGAGTATTGTCGCTCCGAATGAGGCCATCTATACGAGCGAAGTACTGACTGCCGAACGGCGTAAACAGGCGGAAAATAATCCCGATAATCTGGTCTATTTTAACGATCCGCAGATTCCGATTGATCAGCGTCGTAACCTCTTTGCCCTGCTCGATATGATCGGGCGGATTCGTAATGATCCTACCCTTAATGAAGCAACGCGCTTACGTGCTCTCCAAGATTTGCCGAGCGCCGATGTTACCCTCACCACCGAACATGCTCGTCTGTTGCTATCGCTTGATGATGAGGAGTGGTCGCTTCTGCGCACAACCATTCTCAATCTCTACGACCGCGCAATCGAGCGTTACGATTATGCCGTCGATGAGCGAGCGCTGAACCAGCTCCGTGAACGCTGGCTAGGGTTCTGGTTGGCAACCACGAACCTTGATCCGGTACAACGCGAACTCGCACAAACGATAACGGCCGCTTTTCTGCGCGTCAATCGTACCCTCGATATCGCTGCTACCGAAGAACGGCGGGTAAATGCAGCCGCACAGGTTGCTCCGGTAGAGGTGAAGGTGCTCGCCGGTGAAATGATCATCCGCGCCGGCGAGATCGTTACTCCAGCCCATATCGAGAAATTGCAGGCAACCGGTGCGATGCCACGCCCCCTTGGTTGGTCAGAACTGCTCGGTTATGGCCTCCTGGCAACCTTCCTGAGCGCCGGACTCTTCGGTTACCTCGGGGTTTTTCAACCATCCCTGCTTGTCCAGACCCGATCACTCTTGACGTTGATCGGTATCGTGGTTGGTACTCTCCTCCTTGCCCGTCTCACCTTCCTCATCTACGATGCACGGCCCGTCTTTTTTCCATTGGCCACTCTCGCCGTCGTGACCACCGTCGTCTTTTCCGGCCAACTCGGTTTTGCCGTTAGTCTGCTGGCTGCTATCGTCATCGGTGTCCTGGAGGGCAACGATCTAACGTTGGTCGTCACGTTGTTTGCCGGTTGTACAAGTGCTATTTTGCTCGTTCGCACTGCCGACCGGCTCCGCTCATTTTTGATCGCCGGTCTTGGGATTACCGCGACGATTGTCGGGCTTGAGACGACCTTCTGGCTTAGTCAACAAGCTATCTTTAGCCTGTCTGGTTTTAGCGGCTGGATGCTCACCACGAGCATGAGCGCTCTCACGAACGGCGGTCTGACGACAATTCTTTCGTTCGGTCTGTTCAATGTGATAGCGCGCTTGGCCGGACAAGTGACGGCATTGCAGTTGATGGAACTGGCGCATCCCTCACGACCACTGCTACGTAAGCTGATCCGTGAAGCGACCGGGACCTATTACCATAGTGTGGCTGTCGGTAATCTGGCCGAGGCTGCCGCCGAGGCAATCGGTGCCGATGCGCTCTTGCTGCGGGTTGCTGCCTATTATCACGACATTGGCAAGACGATTCGCCCGGCATTTTTTACCGATAATCAGATGGGGCGTGAAAATGTGCATGATGAGCTTGACCCGTACATTAGCGCCCAAATCATCATTGATCACGTGCGTGAGGGGATCAAGATGGCCCGCGCCGCCGGTTTACCTGAACAGATTATCGATTTCATTGCCACTCATCACGGTACCGGCTTGGTACGCCATTTTTACCAACAAGCGCTGCAACGCTACGATAATGTCGATGAACGCGACTTTCGCTATCCTGGGCCCCGTCCACAAACGCGCGAACAGGCAATTTTGATGTTGGCCGATTCGGTTGAAGCAACCGTGCGTTCGAAGGCGCAACATGGGAAGCTGATCGCGACCCGTAATAGTGAGGTTGGCGAGCGTTCGGCGAATGGCGCTGTTACCCTCGACGAACTTGTTCAATCCATTATTGATGCCCGGGTGCGGGAAGGGGAACTGAACGATGCGCCTCTGACGATGCGCGAACTCCGGCAGATTAAGACGGTCTTTGTCAATAATTTACAATCGATCTACCATCCCCGCGTCGACTACGCACCGCAGCTTATTCGGACATAA
- a CDS encoding GatB/YqeY domain-containing protein produces the protein MSIQERLLNDLKEAMRTGDKVRVNAIRAARAALQSAQLEAAKQRFDAAVAAIEAEHAGDPAAIEAAKANISIDSHAALSEAEQEAVIAREIKRRRDAAEIYHKAGRADLAAAEEAEIAVLSEYLPKMLSPEELRPLVAAVIAELGVSGPAAMGKVMPVLLERFKGKAENRTLSQIARELLRAS, from the coding sequence ATGAGTATTCAAGAACGTCTACTTAACGATCTGAAAGAAGCGATGCGCACCGGCGATAAAGTGCGTGTCAATGCTATTCGTGCTGCCCGTGCTGCGCTCCAATCGGCCCAACTCGAAGCGGCCAAGCAGCGGTTTGATGCTGCCGTCGCCGCTATCGAAGCCGAACATGCCGGCGATCCGGCTGCCATCGAGGCGGCGAAGGCCAATATCTCTATCGATAGCCACGCCGCTTTGAGTGAGGCTGAACAAGAGGCGGTCATTGCCCGTGAGATTAAGCGCCGGCGTGATGCTGCCGAGATTTACCACAAGGCGGGCCGTGCCGATCTTGCAGCGGCTGAAGAGGCTGAAATCGCTGTGCTGAGTGAATACCTGCCCAAAATGCTCAGTCCTGAGGAGTTACGCCCACTCGTGGCCGCAGTCATTGCTGAATTGGGGGTGAGCGGTCCTGCTGCAATGGGGAAGGTGATGCCGGTTTTGCTCGAACGCTTCAAGGGAAAGGCGGAAAATCGCACGCTGAGTCAGATTGCTCGTGAATTGTTACGTGCATCATAA
- a CDS encoding guanylate kinase: MEPFLNPVLQGKPPQPLLVVISGPSGVGKDSVLMRMRELGFPFHFVVTANSRPQRPGEIDGVDYHFVTAERFREMIDNDELLEWAEVYGQYKGIPKSEIRQAMASGRDVILRINVDGAATIKRLAPEAVFIFLAPASLDELRHRLMLRRTESPEEVERRLAMVADELAQLPNFDYVVINHADRLDEAVGQIRAIISAEKARVYPRRVIL; the protein is encoded by the coding sequence ATGGAACCATTCCTCAATCCGGTGTTGCAAGGCAAACCACCGCAGCCACTCCTCGTAGTTATCTCGGGACCATCCGGTGTCGGTAAAGACTCGGTACTGATGCGGATGCGTGAGCTGGGTTTTCCGTTTCATTTTGTCGTGACTGCTAACAGTCGCCCCCAACGGCCCGGCGAGATCGACGGTGTCGATTATCATTTTGTGACCGCCGAACGTTTCCGCGAGATGATCGACAACGATGAGCTGCTCGAATGGGCCGAGGTATACGGTCAGTATAAAGGTATTCCCAAATCCGAGATTCGGCAGGCTATGGCCAGCGGACGCGATGTTATTTTGCGGATTAACGTCGACGGTGCAGCGACCATCAAGCGGTTAGCTCCTGAGGCGGTCTTTATCTTTCTGGCCCCTGCCTCCCTCGACGAACTGCGGCATCGCTTAATGCTGCGACGCACCGAATCGCCGGAAGAGGTAGAGCGACGCTTGGCGATGGTCGCCGATGAGCTGGCACAGCTACCCAATTTCGATTACGTGGTCATCAATCACGCCGACCGTCTCGATGAAGCGGTGGGTCAAATCCGGGCCATCATTAGTGCTGAAAAGGCTCGTGTCTACCCACGTCGGGTCATTCTCTAA